Proteins from one Portunus trituberculatus isolate SZX2019 chromosome 38, ASM1759143v1, whole genome shotgun sequence genomic window:
- the LOC123514748 gene encoding ubiquitin conjugation factor E4 A-like isoform X3 produces MVYLSEVYSRCWATRDRPLGHIARKVMEAVVTNLATALEQPELYPSQNVEQQMLRVLHQGLGREGAVEELTRNLVSHISKEGATVPPRVFQQLLGEVTTKLGSCSLMAVDFSLIEVLELYATLPLLAPLLTRIPPEQETRMGRSFHKTPLGSLLSISSLPDHAGLPSPFFDKPSSKPGHIHKDTEKSIWLAQRNINIRIHKIFYRLLKVSSQAKDGLLSWLESCLQANRGRAGIWHLQGIEGGLQSIYASDGFMINLGAVMLQLAQPFTQDVKTAKILKVDPTYCKARPMKEDGGVPGAYTKGFENLSTLVPHSEEDSVLPHSQQYSFISSCFFLTHRALHLGMQVAQQKLSKLSQELGRLHQNESVSEVMQPYVEARTADLLSLKAALFEPHLTESLLQFLGSTTEWMVQISLSPTNQLTPPTTLQEVKLPLPDEEEETPHPFLQCIPEFLVENLTEAISSVRHYTAGLLDAAGDSAILSQLMSFIVVFMGSSKRMSNPHLRAQLASCLEILLPESKNSSGGLLIGLQEQLFQSHPLSSQLVPTLLNVFVSIEMTGQNVAFEEKFGYRRPMYEVMKYLWELPRHRQRFTELATQALSNMESARPPLFLRFVNLLINDAIYLLDEGLSYMSQLRESQKERDGGEWDSLTPAQRESRERSFQNMMLLARFHNNLGSHTIQILIRLTKEIPQMFTHSTLVDRMAAMLNYFLYTLVGPKQRNLKVRYMEKYEFRPGEMVSDICTIYTHLFANSSFCLAVSSDGRSYTPQLFSQASDVLCRVGRGLLAEEMQEVGLAVVAAGKAQAEDEDIAAEAPEEFLDPIMSHLMTDPVILPSSKLTVDRQTIARHLLSDQIDPFNRQPLTMEEVVPNTELKIRITQWLEEKRTQRAAQSEIPKPQ; encoded by the exons ATGGTGTACCTGAGTGAGGTGTACAGCAGGTGCTGGGCTACACGGGACAGGCCATTAGGTCACATTGCAAGAAAG GTGATGGAGGCAGTGGTGACCAACCTAGCCACAGCATTAGAACAGCCTGAACTGTACCCAAGCCAAAATGTGGAGCAGCAGATGCTACGTGTGTTGCATCAGGGCCTGGGTCGGGAGGGTGCAGTGGAGGAGCTCACGCGAAACCTAGTCAGTCACATATCCAAAGAGGGAGCAACTGTCCCACCTAGAGTGTTTCAGCAGCTCCTGGGAGAGGTCACCACTAAGTTGGGATCCTGTTCCCTCATGGCTGTTGATTTCAGTCTCATAGAGGTTTTGGAGCTCTATGCCACACTGCCCCTCCTTGCCCCATTGCTCACTAGAATCCCTCCAG AGCAAGAAACCAGGATGGGTCGAAGCTTCCACAAGACACCCCTTGGcagcctcctctccatctccagcCTGCCTGATCATGCTGGTCTGCCCTCACCCTTCTTTGACAAACCATCCTCAAAGCCAGGTCACATTCACAAGGACACTGAAAAAAGCATCTGGTTGGCACAAAGGAACATCAATATTCGCATTCACAAGATCTTTTACAGACTCCTgaag GTGTCATCCCAAGCGAAAGATGGGCTACTGTCATGGCTAGAGTCCTGCCTCCAGGCCAACCGTGGGCGGGCAGGGATCTGGCACCTGCAGGGAATTGAAGGGGGCCTGCAGTCCATCTATGCCTCTGATGGGTTCATGATAAATCTTGGAGCTGTGATGCTTCAACTGGCTCAGCCCTTCACGCAGGATGTCAAGACAGCCAAGATACTCAAG GTGGATCCCACTTACTGCAAAGCTCGTCcaatgaaggaagatggaggagtgCCTGGAGCTTACACTAAAGGCTTTGAAAACCTAAGCACTCTTGTACCTCACTCAGAGGAGGACTCTGTGCTGCCTCACTCCCAACAGTACTCCTTCATCAGTTCCTGCTTCTTCTTGACACACCGAGCATTGCACCTTGGAATGCAG GTAGCACAACAGAAGTTATCCAAGTTGTCTCAAGAACTGGGACGGCTGCATCAGAACGAGTCTGTATCAGAAGTGATGCAGCCCTATGTGGAGGCACGCACTGctgacctcctctccctcaaggCAGCATTGTTTGAACCTCATTTGACAGAGAGCTTGCTGCAGTTTCTTGGATCCACAACTGAATGGATGGTACAGATCTCACTCAGCCCCACAAACCAACTCACTCCACCCACCACTCTGCAGGAAGTCAAACTGCCACTtccagatgaggaagaggaaacacccCATCCATTCCTGCAGTGCATTCCTGAATTCCTGGTAGAGAACCTCACAGAAGCCATCAGTTCAGTGCGGCATTACACGGCAGGGCTTCTTGATGCTGCAGGAGACAGTGCTATTCTTTCCCAACTCATGTCATTCATCGTGGTGTTCATGGGGTCTTCCAAGCGCATGAGCAACCCACACCTACGGGCCCAGCTTGCTAGTTGTCTTGAAATCCTCCTGCCAGAAAGTAAAAACTCTTCTGGTGGACTCCTAATAGGTCTTCAGGAGCAGCTGTTCCAAAGTCACCCACTATCCAGCCAGTTGGTGCCCACTCTGCTCAATGTGTTTGTCAGTATAGAGATGACTGGCCAGAATGTTGCATTTGAGGAGAAGTTTGGATACAGGCGACCCAT GTACGAGGTCATGAAGTACCTGTGGGAGCTGCCTCGTCACCGCCAGAGGTTCACTGAACTGGCGACTCAAGCACTGTCCAACATGGAGTCTGCCAGGCCTCCACTGTTCCTGAGATTTGTCAACCTTCTCATCAATGATGCTATTTACCTACTGGATGAGGGTCTTTCCTACATGTCTCAGCTAAGGGAGTCCCAAAAGGAAAG AGATGGAGGGGAGTGGGACAGCCTGACACCTGCTCAGCGTGAGTCAAGGGAACGCAGCTTTCAGAACATGATGCTTTTGGCTCGGTTCCATAACAATCTAGGCTCTCACACCATCCAGATCCTCATTCGTCTCACCAAAGAG ATTCCACAGATGTTCACCCACAGCACCCTGGTTGATCGAATGGCTGCCATGCTTAACTACTTCCTTTACACTCTGGTAGGACCCAAGCAGCGTAACCTCAAG GTTCGCTACATGGAGAAGTATGAATTCAGGCCGGGAGAGATGGTGTCCGACATCTGCACAATATATACACATCTCTTTGCCaactcttctttctgtcttgcTGTTTCTTCTGATGGACGATCTTATACACCTCAGCTGTTCTCTCAAGCCTCAGATGTCTTGT GTCGAGTTGGACGAGGACTTCTAGCCGAGGAGATGCAAGAAGTTGGTCTTGCTGTAGTTGCTGCAGGCAAGGCACAGGCTGAGGATGAGGACATTGCAGCGGAAGCACCAGAGGAGTTTCTGGATCCCATCATGTCTCACTTGATGACAGACCCGGTCATCCTGCCATCCTCCAAG TTGACAGTTGATCGGCAGACCATCGCACGCCACCTGCTTTCCGATCAGATAGACCCGTTCAACCGGCAGCCACTGaccatggaggaggtggtgccCAACACAGAACTCAAGATCCGGATCACCCAATGGCTGGAAGAGAAGCGCACTCAGAGAGCAGCTCAGTCAGAAATACCAAAGCCTCAATAG
- the LOC123514756 gene encoding uncharacterized protein LOC123514756, with amino-acid sequence MRGPAAVGVVVSLLLLLLLLDKSHTSTPVANLWQRGLSTWFPPHLRPVVAGSVSSHFWSQGRTVFPPRPSGGPGSSHLWSAASYYPRWPDRVRHDFTTEEETSHSRDDARQPRRLPLVQARHQINNPRQQEQDNSQVHRKPSSVSLWYWD; translated from the exons ATGCGTGGGCCAGCAgcggttggtgtggtggtgtcgctgttactgttgctactgctactggatAAGTCACACACGTCCACACCTGTCGCTA ATTTGTGGCAGCGTGGATTATCGACGTGGTTCCCGCCACACCTGAGGCCTGTGGTGGCTGGCAGTGTGAGCTCCCATTTTTGGTCGCAAGGAAGGACCGTCTTTCCTCCACGGCCAAGCGGAGGGCCCGGAAGCAGCCATTTG TGGAGTGCAGCAAGCTACTACCCACGCTGGCCAGACCGAGTCCGTCACGACTTCACgacagaagaagagacaagTCACAGCAGGGACGATGCCAGACAGCCCCGCCGTCTGCCGCTAGTGCAAGCTCGTCACCAGATAAACAACCCGCGACAACAGGAGCAAGATAACTCTCAAGTCCACCGCAAGccttcctctgtctccctctgGTACTGGgactga
- the LOC123514748 gene encoding ubiquitin conjugation factor E4 A-like isoform X2: protein MSEKLQDNPFAALFSSVKDAEQFSQQHMPTKTQPPTNNEQVHKSENDNTVSFLEDLLLVTTREEWPHAAPRVLLPSSDPLTVDSFPLLLFTRLLLDASDVQLVGPVGEGGDEAAQGEVMVYLSEVYSRCWATRDRPLGHIARKVMEAVVTNLATALEQPELYPSQNVEQQMLRVLHQGLGREGAVEELTRNLVSHISKEGATVPPRVFQQLLGEVTTKLGSCSLMAVDFSLIEVLELYATLPLLAPLLTRIPPEQETRMGRSFHKTPLGSLLSISSLPDHAGLPSPFFDKPSSKPGHIHKDTEKSIWLAQRNINIRIHKIFYRLLKVSSQAKDGLLSWLESCLQANRGRAGIWHLQGIEGGLQSIYASDGFMINLGAVMLQLAQPFTQDVKTAKILKVDPTYCKARPMKEDGGVPGAYTKGFENLSTLVPHSEEDSVLPHSQQYSFISSCFFLTHRALHLGMQVAQQKLSKLSQELGRLHQNESVSEVMQPYVEARTADLLSLKAALFEPHLTESLLQFLGSTTEWMVQISLSPTNQLTPPTTLQEVKLPLPDEEEETPHPFLQCIPEFLVENLTEAISSVRHYTAGLLDAAGDSAILSQLMSFIVVFMGSSKRMSNPHLRAQLASCLEILLPESKNSSGGLLIGLQEQLFQSHPLSSQLVPTLLNVFVSIEMTGQNVAFEEKFGYRRPMYEVMKYLWELPRHRQRFTELATQALSNMESARPPLFLRFVNLLINDAIYLLDEGLSYMSQLRESQKERDGGEWDSLTPAQRESRERSFQNMMLLARFHNNLGSHTIQILIRLTKEIPQMFTHSTLVDRMAAMLNYFLYTLVGPKQRNLKVRYMEKYEFRPGEMVSDICTIYTHLFANSSFCLAVSSDGRSYTPQLFSQASDVLCRVGRGLLAEEMQEVGLAVVAAGKAQAEDEDIAAEAPEEFLDPIMSHLMTDPVILPSSKLTVDRQTIARHLLSDQIDPFNRQPLTMEEVVPNTELKIRITQWLEEKRTQRAAQSEIPKPQ from the exons ATGTCAGAGAAGCTACAGGATAACCCGTTTGCTGCACTCTTCTCATCAGTAAAGGATGCAGAGCAGTTTAGCCAACAGCACATGCCCACCAAGACACAGCCACCCACCAACAACGAGCAAGTCCACAA aagtgaGAATGACAACACAGTGTCCTTCCTGGAGGACCTGCTGCTGGTCACAACGAGGGAAGAGTGGCCTCACGCAGCACCACGGGTTCTGCTCCCCTCCAGTGATCCACTCACAGTGGACAGCTTCCCTTTGCTGCTCTTCACTCGGTTGCTACTTGATGCCTCAGATGTGCAGTTGGTAGGGCCtgtaggagagggaggggatgaggCTGCCCAGGGTGAGGTGATGGTGTACCTGAGTGAGGTGTACAGCAGGTGCTGGGCTACACGGGACAGGCCATTAGGTCACATTGCAAGAAAG GTGATGGAGGCAGTGGTGACCAACCTAGCCACAGCATTAGAACAGCCTGAACTGTACCCAAGCCAAAATGTGGAGCAGCAGATGCTACGTGTGTTGCATCAGGGCCTGGGTCGGGAGGGTGCAGTGGAGGAGCTCACGCGAAACCTAGTCAGTCACATATCCAAAGAGGGAGCAACTGTCCCACCTAGAGTGTTTCAGCAGCTCCTGGGAGAGGTCACCACTAAGTTGGGATCCTGTTCCCTCATGGCTGTTGATTTCAGTCTCATAGAGGTTTTGGAGCTCTATGCCACACTGCCCCTCCTTGCCCCATTGCTCACTAGAATCCCTCCAG AGCAAGAAACCAGGATGGGTCGAAGCTTCCACAAGACACCCCTTGGcagcctcctctccatctccagcCTGCCTGATCATGCTGGTCTGCCCTCACCCTTCTTTGACAAACCATCCTCAAAGCCAGGTCACATTCACAAGGACACTGAAAAAAGCATCTGGTTGGCACAAAGGAACATCAATATTCGCATTCACAAGATCTTTTACAGACTCCTgaag GTGTCATCCCAAGCGAAAGATGGGCTACTGTCATGGCTAGAGTCCTGCCTCCAGGCCAACCGTGGGCGGGCAGGGATCTGGCACCTGCAGGGAATTGAAGGGGGCCTGCAGTCCATCTATGCCTCTGATGGGTTCATGATAAATCTTGGAGCTGTGATGCTTCAACTGGCTCAGCCCTTCACGCAGGATGTCAAGACAGCCAAGATACTCAAG GTGGATCCCACTTACTGCAAAGCTCGTCcaatgaaggaagatggaggagtgCCTGGAGCTTACACTAAAGGCTTTGAAAACCTAAGCACTCTTGTACCTCACTCAGAGGAGGACTCTGTGCTGCCTCACTCCCAACAGTACTCCTTCATCAGTTCCTGCTTCTTCTTGACACACCGAGCATTGCACCTTGGAATGCAG GTAGCACAACAGAAGTTATCCAAGTTGTCTCAAGAACTGGGACGGCTGCATCAGAACGAGTCTGTATCAGAAGTGATGCAGCCCTATGTGGAGGCACGCACTGctgacctcctctccctcaaggCAGCATTGTTTGAACCTCATTTGACAGAGAGCTTGCTGCAGTTTCTTGGATCCACAACTGAATGGATGGTACAGATCTCACTCAGCCCCACAAACCAACTCACTCCACCCACCACTCTGCAGGAAGTCAAACTGCCACTtccagatgaggaagaggaaacacccCATCCATTCCTGCAGTGCATTCCTGAATTCCTGGTAGAGAACCTCACAGAAGCCATCAGTTCAGTGCGGCATTACACGGCAGGGCTTCTTGATGCTGCAGGAGACAGTGCTATTCTTTCCCAACTCATGTCATTCATCGTGGTGTTCATGGGGTCTTCCAAGCGCATGAGCAACCCACACCTACGGGCCCAGCTTGCTAGTTGTCTTGAAATCCTCCTGCCAGAAAGTAAAAACTCTTCTGGTGGACTCCTAATAGGTCTTCAGGAGCAGCTGTTCCAAAGTCACCCACTATCCAGCCAGTTGGTGCCCACTCTGCTCAATGTGTTTGTCAGTATAGAGATGACTGGCCAGAATGTTGCATTTGAGGAGAAGTTTGGATACAGGCGACCCAT GTACGAGGTCATGAAGTACCTGTGGGAGCTGCCTCGTCACCGCCAGAGGTTCACTGAACTGGCGACTCAAGCACTGTCCAACATGGAGTCTGCCAGGCCTCCACTGTTCCTGAGATTTGTCAACCTTCTCATCAATGATGCTATTTACCTACTGGATGAGGGTCTTTCCTACATGTCTCAGCTAAGGGAGTCCCAAAAGGAAAG AGATGGAGGGGAGTGGGACAGCCTGACACCTGCTCAGCGTGAGTCAAGGGAACGCAGCTTTCAGAACATGATGCTTTTGGCTCGGTTCCATAACAATCTAGGCTCTCACACCATCCAGATCCTCATTCGTCTCACCAAAGAG ATTCCACAGATGTTCACCCACAGCACCCTGGTTGATCGAATGGCTGCCATGCTTAACTACTTCCTTTACACTCTGGTAGGACCCAAGCAGCGTAACCTCAAG GTTCGCTACATGGAGAAGTATGAATTCAGGCCGGGAGAGATGGTGTCCGACATCTGCACAATATATACACATCTCTTTGCCaactcttctttctgtcttgcTGTTTCTTCTGATGGACGATCTTATACACCTCAGCTGTTCTCTCAAGCCTCAGATGTCTTGT GTCGAGTTGGACGAGGACTTCTAGCCGAGGAGATGCAAGAAGTTGGTCTTGCTGTAGTTGCTGCAGGCAAGGCACAGGCTGAGGATGAGGACATTGCAGCGGAAGCACCAGAGGAGTTTCTGGATCCCATCATGTCTCACTTGATGACAGACCCGGTCATCCTGCCATCCTCCAAG TTGACAGTTGATCGGCAGACCATCGCACGCCACCTGCTTTCCGATCAGATAGACCCGTTCAACCGGCAGCCACTGaccatggaggaggtggtgccCAACACAGAACTCAAGATCCGGATCACCCAATGGCTGGAAGAGAAGCGCACTCAGAGAGCAGCTCAGTCAGAAATACCAAAGCCTCAATAG
- the LOC123514748 gene encoding ubiquitin conjugation factor E4 A-like isoform X1, whose protein sequence is MWRSPSASQPASPSVAVFTSQGSDCASSPSIHHRLLTAVLSYPVMSEKLQDNPFAALFSSVKDAEQFSQQHMPTKTQPPTNNEQVHKSENDNTVSFLEDLLLVTTREEWPHAAPRVLLPSSDPLTVDSFPLLLFTRLLLDASDVQLVGPVGEGGDEAAQGEVMVYLSEVYSRCWATRDRPLGHIARKVMEAVVTNLATALEQPELYPSQNVEQQMLRVLHQGLGREGAVEELTRNLVSHISKEGATVPPRVFQQLLGEVTTKLGSCSLMAVDFSLIEVLELYATLPLLAPLLTRIPPEQETRMGRSFHKTPLGSLLSISSLPDHAGLPSPFFDKPSSKPGHIHKDTEKSIWLAQRNINIRIHKIFYRLLKVSSQAKDGLLSWLESCLQANRGRAGIWHLQGIEGGLQSIYASDGFMINLGAVMLQLAQPFTQDVKTAKILKVDPTYCKARPMKEDGGVPGAYTKGFENLSTLVPHSEEDSVLPHSQQYSFISSCFFLTHRALHLGMQVAQQKLSKLSQELGRLHQNESVSEVMQPYVEARTADLLSLKAALFEPHLTESLLQFLGSTTEWMVQISLSPTNQLTPPTTLQEVKLPLPDEEEETPHPFLQCIPEFLVENLTEAISSVRHYTAGLLDAAGDSAILSQLMSFIVVFMGSSKRMSNPHLRAQLASCLEILLPESKNSSGGLLIGLQEQLFQSHPLSSQLVPTLLNVFVSIEMTGQNVAFEEKFGYRRPMYEVMKYLWELPRHRQRFTELATQALSNMESARPPLFLRFVNLLINDAIYLLDEGLSYMSQLRESQKERDGGEWDSLTPAQRESRERSFQNMMLLARFHNNLGSHTIQILIRLTKEIPQMFTHSTLVDRMAAMLNYFLYTLVGPKQRNLKVRYMEKYEFRPGEMVSDICTIYTHLFANSSFCLAVSSDGRSYTPQLFSQASDVLCRVGRGLLAEEMQEVGLAVVAAGKAQAEDEDIAAEAPEEFLDPIMSHLMTDPVILPSSKLTVDRQTIARHLLSDQIDPFNRQPLTMEEVVPNTELKIRITQWLEEKRTQRAAQSEIPKPQ, encoded by the exons ATGTGGAGAAG tccgtcagccagccagccagccagtccgtCAGTGGCCGTGTTTACATCCCAAGGCAGTGACTGTGCTAGCTCACCCTCTATCCACCACAGGCTTTTGACAGCAGTTCTCTCCTACCCAGTC ATGTCAGAGAAGCTACAGGATAACCCGTTTGCTGCACTCTTCTCATCAGTAAAGGATGCAGAGCAGTTTAGCCAACAGCACATGCCCACCAAGACACAGCCACCCACCAACAACGAGCAAGTCCACAA aagtgaGAATGACAACACAGTGTCCTTCCTGGAGGACCTGCTGCTGGTCACAACGAGGGAAGAGTGGCCTCACGCAGCACCACGGGTTCTGCTCCCCTCCAGTGATCCACTCACAGTGGACAGCTTCCCTTTGCTGCTCTTCACTCGGTTGCTACTTGATGCCTCAGATGTGCAGTTGGTAGGGCCtgtaggagagggaggggatgaggCTGCCCAGGGTGAGGTGATGGTGTACCTGAGTGAGGTGTACAGCAGGTGCTGGGCTACACGGGACAGGCCATTAGGTCACATTGCAAGAAAG GTGATGGAGGCAGTGGTGACCAACCTAGCCACAGCATTAGAACAGCCTGAACTGTACCCAAGCCAAAATGTGGAGCAGCAGATGCTACGTGTGTTGCATCAGGGCCTGGGTCGGGAGGGTGCAGTGGAGGAGCTCACGCGAAACCTAGTCAGTCACATATCCAAAGAGGGAGCAACTGTCCCACCTAGAGTGTTTCAGCAGCTCCTGGGAGAGGTCACCACTAAGTTGGGATCCTGTTCCCTCATGGCTGTTGATTTCAGTCTCATAGAGGTTTTGGAGCTCTATGCCACACTGCCCCTCCTTGCCCCATTGCTCACTAGAATCCCTCCAG AGCAAGAAACCAGGATGGGTCGAAGCTTCCACAAGACACCCCTTGGcagcctcctctccatctccagcCTGCCTGATCATGCTGGTCTGCCCTCACCCTTCTTTGACAAACCATCCTCAAAGCCAGGTCACATTCACAAGGACACTGAAAAAAGCATCTGGTTGGCACAAAGGAACATCAATATTCGCATTCACAAGATCTTTTACAGACTCCTgaag GTGTCATCCCAAGCGAAAGATGGGCTACTGTCATGGCTAGAGTCCTGCCTCCAGGCCAACCGTGGGCGGGCAGGGATCTGGCACCTGCAGGGAATTGAAGGGGGCCTGCAGTCCATCTATGCCTCTGATGGGTTCATGATAAATCTTGGAGCTGTGATGCTTCAACTGGCTCAGCCCTTCACGCAGGATGTCAAGACAGCCAAGATACTCAAG GTGGATCCCACTTACTGCAAAGCTCGTCcaatgaaggaagatggaggagtgCCTGGAGCTTACACTAAAGGCTTTGAAAACCTAAGCACTCTTGTACCTCACTCAGAGGAGGACTCTGTGCTGCCTCACTCCCAACAGTACTCCTTCATCAGTTCCTGCTTCTTCTTGACACACCGAGCATTGCACCTTGGAATGCAG GTAGCACAACAGAAGTTATCCAAGTTGTCTCAAGAACTGGGACGGCTGCATCAGAACGAGTCTGTATCAGAAGTGATGCAGCCCTATGTGGAGGCACGCACTGctgacctcctctccctcaaggCAGCATTGTTTGAACCTCATTTGACAGAGAGCTTGCTGCAGTTTCTTGGATCCACAACTGAATGGATGGTACAGATCTCACTCAGCCCCACAAACCAACTCACTCCACCCACCACTCTGCAGGAAGTCAAACTGCCACTtccagatgaggaagaggaaacacccCATCCATTCCTGCAGTGCATTCCTGAATTCCTGGTAGAGAACCTCACAGAAGCCATCAGTTCAGTGCGGCATTACACGGCAGGGCTTCTTGATGCTGCAGGAGACAGTGCTATTCTTTCCCAACTCATGTCATTCATCGTGGTGTTCATGGGGTCTTCCAAGCGCATGAGCAACCCACACCTACGGGCCCAGCTTGCTAGTTGTCTTGAAATCCTCCTGCCAGAAAGTAAAAACTCTTCTGGTGGACTCCTAATAGGTCTTCAGGAGCAGCTGTTCCAAAGTCACCCACTATCCAGCCAGTTGGTGCCCACTCTGCTCAATGTGTTTGTCAGTATAGAGATGACTGGCCAGAATGTTGCATTTGAGGAGAAGTTTGGATACAGGCGACCCAT GTACGAGGTCATGAAGTACCTGTGGGAGCTGCCTCGTCACCGCCAGAGGTTCACTGAACTGGCGACTCAAGCACTGTCCAACATGGAGTCTGCCAGGCCTCCACTGTTCCTGAGATTTGTCAACCTTCTCATCAATGATGCTATTTACCTACTGGATGAGGGTCTTTCCTACATGTCTCAGCTAAGGGAGTCCCAAAAGGAAAG AGATGGAGGGGAGTGGGACAGCCTGACACCTGCTCAGCGTGAGTCAAGGGAACGCAGCTTTCAGAACATGATGCTTTTGGCTCGGTTCCATAACAATCTAGGCTCTCACACCATCCAGATCCTCATTCGTCTCACCAAAGAG ATTCCACAGATGTTCACCCACAGCACCCTGGTTGATCGAATGGCTGCCATGCTTAACTACTTCCTTTACACTCTGGTAGGACCCAAGCAGCGTAACCTCAAG GTTCGCTACATGGAGAAGTATGAATTCAGGCCGGGAGAGATGGTGTCCGACATCTGCACAATATATACACATCTCTTTGCCaactcttctttctgtcttgcTGTTTCTTCTGATGGACGATCTTATACACCTCAGCTGTTCTCTCAAGCCTCAGATGTCTTGT GTCGAGTTGGACGAGGACTTCTAGCCGAGGAGATGCAAGAAGTTGGTCTTGCTGTAGTTGCTGCAGGCAAGGCACAGGCTGAGGATGAGGACATTGCAGCGGAAGCACCAGAGGAGTTTCTGGATCCCATCATGTCTCACTTGATGACAGACCCGGTCATCCTGCCATCCTCCAAG TTGACAGTTGATCGGCAGACCATCGCACGCCACCTGCTTTCCGATCAGATAGACCCGTTCAACCGGCAGCCACTGaccatggaggaggtggtgccCAACACAGAACTCAAGATCCGGATCACCCAATGGCTGGAAGAGAAGCGCACTCAGAGAGCAGCTCAGTCAGAAATACCAAAGCCTCAATAG